In the genome of Streptomyces sp. NBC_00190, one region contains:
- a CDS encoding DUF6400 family protein, with protein MPQPTPPSDPSNPADPRPPAPGLIDFTVDLTSQEVLRRAQVMAALGPDWDPIEVLQGEEAAYDLLYSGLDEQQQRLYDDLVAAHVLPRRGSGHAAP; from the coding sequence ATGCCCCAGCCCACGCCGCCCTCTGATCCCAGCAACCCCGCCGACCCGCGCCCGCCCGCCCCCGGGCTGATCGACTTCACCGTCGACCTCACCTCCCAGGAGGTTCTCCGACGGGCTCAGGTGATGGCCGCTCTGGGCCCCGACTGGGACCCGATCGAGGTCCTGCAGGGCGAGGAGGCGGCGTACGACCTGCTGTACTCCGGCCTCGACGAGCAGCAGCAGCGCCTGTACGACGACCTGGTCGCGGCCCATGTGCTTCCCCGGCGAGGGAGCGGCCATGCTGCCCCTTGA
- a CDS encoding saccharopine dehydrogenase NADP-binding domain-containing protein has translation MSTPAAVVVYGATGHTGRFVVAELRRRGIATVISGRDAAQLEALAAEWPGVVVRPATVDDAGALDRALAGAAAVINCAGPFAVTGGPVVEAALRAGIPYVDVAAEIEANVSMFADHAEAARKAENPVVPAMAFYGGLGDLLVTAAMGEWTTADVVHVAYGLTSWHPTAGTRAAGQVSHERRAGRRVRFADGALQYHDDKAAELEWDFPEPLGRRAVIADFTMADVVTVPSHLAVPAVRTHMSVEAARDLADEDTPSPEPVDGLGRSDQTFVVDVLVRAGDVERRATARGQDIYAVTAPLAVEAVQRILAGRTRRTGVASAGAMFDAADFLRALTPHVSVELPH, from the coding sequence ATGAGTACACCGGCTGCAGTTGTGGTCTACGGGGCGACAGGGCACACGGGTCGCTTCGTCGTCGCCGAACTGCGCAGGCGCGGCATCGCCACCGTCATCTCCGGCCGTGACGCGGCCCAGTTGGAGGCGCTGGCCGCCGAGTGGCCGGGCGTGGTGGTGCGGCCGGCCACCGTGGACGACGCGGGCGCACTGGACCGGGCCCTCGCGGGCGCTGCGGCCGTCATCAACTGCGCAGGACCGTTCGCGGTGACGGGAGGCCCGGTCGTCGAGGCCGCCCTGCGTGCGGGGATCCCGTACGTCGATGTCGCGGCGGAGATCGAAGCGAACGTTTCGATGTTCGCCGACCATGCGGAAGCGGCCCGAAAGGCAGAGAACCCCGTGGTGCCGGCGATGGCCTTCTACGGCGGCCTGGGCGATCTGCTGGTGACCGCGGCGATGGGGGAGTGGACCACCGCGGACGTCGTGCACGTCGCGTACGGGTTGACCAGCTGGCATCCCACGGCGGGTACGCGCGCGGCCGGTCAGGTGTCCCACGAGCGTCGCGCGGGCCGGCGGGTGCGGTTCGCGGACGGAGCGCTGCAGTACCACGACGACAAGGCAGCAGAGCTGGAGTGGGACTTTCCGGAGCCTCTCGGCCGACGAGCGGTGATCGCGGATTTCACCATGGCCGATGTCGTCACCGTTCCCAGCCACCTGGCCGTCCCCGCGGTACGCACCCACATGAGCGTCGAAGCCGCGAGGGACCTCGCCGACGAGGACACGCCGTCGCCGGAGCCGGTCGACGGCCTGGGGCGGTCGGACCAGACGTTCGTCGTCGACGTCCTGGTCCGCGCGGGTGACGTCGAGCGCCGCGCCACGGCCCGGGGCCAGGACATCTACGCGGTCACCGCACCGCTGGCGGTGGAGGCCGTCCAGCGCATCCTGGCCGGACGGACGCGGAGGACGGGCGTGGCCTCGGCGGGCGCGATGTTCGACGCGGCGGACTTCCTCCGGGCGCTGACCCCGCACGTGTCGGTCGAGCTTCCGCACTGA
- a CDS encoding helix-turn-helix domain-containing protein, with protein sequence MPTVALLTAGDLLHFELAVAYEIFGNPPREATQGWYDVLLCGTGPARVGPFTVEPDHGLESLAGADTVIVPACADIDDPPSAEVIEAVRAAHAAGARVASLCTGAFVLGAAGLLDGRRATTHWAHAAELSARHPRAVVDPDVLYTDNGSVLTAAGKAAAVDLCLHLIHLDHGAAVANSVARRLVMPPHRPGGQAQFVATPVHVAGDHTLAQLLAWVQQRLDQPLTVTDMARKANTSPRNLGRQFHSVIGQTPIQWLITQRVRRAQELLEATDETIEAVALATGMGTATTLRRQFKRVVGVPPDSYRRAFHNAKPA encoded by the coding sequence ATGCCCACTGTCGCGCTGCTGACCGCCGGTGACCTGCTGCACTTCGAGCTGGCCGTGGCCTACGAGATCTTCGGCAATCCCCCGCGCGAGGCCACGCAGGGCTGGTACGACGTACTGCTCTGCGGCACCGGGCCGGCACGGGTCGGCCCGTTCACGGTCGAGCCCGACCACGGGCTGGAGTCCTTGGCCGGAGCCGACACCGTGATCGTGCCCGCGTGTGCCGACATCGACGATCCGCCGTCGGCCGAGGTGATCGAAGCGGTGCGCGCGGCCCACGCCGCGGGCGCCCGGGTCGCTTCCCTGTGCACCGGGGCGTTCGTGCTCGGGGCCGCGGGACTGCTGGACGGCCGACGGGCCACCACCCACTGGGCGCACGCGGCGGAGCTGAGCGCACGCCACCCGCGGGCCGTGGTCGACCCGGACGTGCTGTACACGGACAACGGCAGCGTGCTCACCGCTGCCGGCAAGGCCGCCGCGGTGGACCTCTGCCTGCACCTGATCCATCTCGACCACGGTGCCGCCGTCGCCAACTCCGTCGCCCGGCGCCTCGTCATGCCGCCCCATCGGCCCGGCGGTCAGGCCCAGTTCGTCGCCACGCCGGTGCACGTCGCGGGCGACCACACGCTCGCCCAGCTGCTGGCGTGGGTGCAGCAGCGGCTGGACCAACCGCTGACGGTGACCGACATGGCGCGAAAGGCGAACACCAGCCCGCGCAATCTCGGACGGCAGTTCCACTCGGTGATCGGGCAGACGCCCATCCAGTGGCTCATCACCCAGCGCGTACGCCGCGCCCAGGAGTTGCTGGAGGCCACCGACGAGACCATCGAGGCGGTCGCCCTGGCCACCGGCATGGGGACCGCCACGACGCTGCGGCGCCAGTTCAAACGGGTCGTCGGCGTCCCGCCCGACAGCTACCGCCGCGCGTTCCACAACGCGAAGCCGGCCTGA
- a CDS encoding VOC family protein, with product MTSSSTQGIKTVLHPVSDLAKAKGVYAALLGVPPQTDESYYVGFEAEGQSIGLVPNGGAQGITSPVAYWHVEDIEAKLAEVTAAGASVKEPVHDVGGGRLVATVTDPDGNVLGLLQDQ from the coding sequence ATGACCAGCTCTTCCACCCAGGGGATCAAGACCGTTCTGCATCCCGTTTCCGACCTGGCGAAGGCCAAGGGCGTGTACGCCGCCCTGCTCGGTGTACCTCCGCAGACCGACGAGTCCTACTACGTCGGCTTCGAGGCCGAGGGCCAGTCCATCGGGCTGGTGCCGAACGGTGGAGCGCAGGGCATCACCTCGCCGGTGGCCTACTGGCACGTGGAGGACATCGAGGCGAAGCTCGCCGAGGTGACCGCCGCGGGCGCCAGCGTGAAGGAGCCCGTGCACGACGTCGGTGGCGGCCGTCTCGTGGCCACCGTCACCGACCCCGACGGCAACGTCCTCGGGCTGCTCCAGGACCAGTGA
- a CDS encoding excinuclease ABC subunit UvrA, with protein MSMAKRADTQSPAPHVADSHGLIRVHGARVNNLKDVSIEIPKRRLTVFTGVSGSGKSSLVFGTIAAESQRLINETYSAFVQGFMPTLARPEVDVLDGLTTAIIVDQQRLGADPRSTVGTATDANAMLRILFSRLGDPHIGSPNAFSFNVASVRASGAVTVERGTDRTRTVKRTFTRTGGMCTRCEGRGSVSDIDLTQLYDDSKSIAEGAFTIPGWKSDSFWTVRVYAESGLLDPDKPIRKFTKKEMHDFLYREPTKVKVEGVNLTYEGLIPKIQKSFLSKDKEAMQPHIRAFVERAVTFTTCPECDGTRLSEGARSSRIHKINIADACAMQISDLAEWVRGLDEPSVAPLLAALQGTLDSFSEIGLGYLSLDRPSGTLSGGEAQRVKMIRHLGSSLTDTTYVFDEPTIGLHPHDIQRMNDLLLRLRDKGNTVLVVEHKPETIAIADHVVDLGPGAGASGGTVCFEGTVEGLRAGGTVTGRHFDDRAAVKETVRKPTGTLEIRGATTHNLQGVDVDIPLGVLVVVTGVAGSGKSSLVHGSLPGRSEATGESVVSIDQGAIRGSRRSNPATYTGLLDPIRKAFAKANGVKPALFSANSEGACPNCNGAGVVYTDLAMMAGVATPCDECEGKRFQAAVLDYHLGGRDISEVLAMSVTEAEEFFGDGEARTPAAHRVLGRLSDVGLGYLTIGQPLTTLSGGERQRLKLATQMAEKGGVYILDEPTAGLHLADVEQLLGLLDRLVDSGKSVIVVEHHQAVMAHADWIIDLGPGAGHDGGRIVFEGTPADLIAARTTLTGEHLAAYVGA; from the coding sequence ATGAGCATGGCCAAGAGGGCGGACACGCAGTCGCCTGCGCCGCACGTTGCGGACAGCCACGGCCTGATCCGCGTGCACGGGGCGCGCGTCAACAACCTCAAGGACGTCAGCATCGAGATCCCGAAGCGACGGCTGACGGTGTTCACCGGTGTCTCCGGCTCGGGCAAGAGCTCACTGGTCTTCGGCACGATCGCCGCGGAGTCGCAGCGGCTGATCAACGAGACCTACAGCGCCTTCGTGCAGGGCTTCATGCCGACGCTGGCGCGTCCGGAGGTCGACGTACTCGACGGGCTGACGACCGCGATCATCGTCGACCAGCAGCGGCTGGGTGCCGACCCACGCTCCACGGTCGGCACCGCCACCGACGCCAACGCGATGCTGCGCATCCTCTTCAGCCGGCTCGGCGATCCGCACATCGGCTCGCCCAACGCGTTCTCCTTCAACGTCGCCTCGGTCCGGGCGAGCGGTGCGGTCACGGTTGAGCGCGGCACCGACAGGACCAGGACCGTGAAGCGGACCTTCACGCGCACCGGCGGCATGTGTACGCGCTGCGAAGGCCGCGGCTCGGTCTCCGACATCGACCTCACCCAGCTCTACGACGACTCCAAGTCGATCGCCGAGGGCGCGTTCACCATCCCCGGCTGGAAGTCGGACAGCTTTTGGACCGTGCGGGTCTACGCCGAGTCGGGCCTGCTCGACCCGGACAAGCCGATCCGCAAGTTCACCAAGAAGGAGATGCACGACTTCCTCTACCGGGAGCCGACCAAGGTCAAGGTCGAGGGCGTCAACCTCACCTACGAGGGACTGATCCCCAAGATCCAGAAGTCGTTCCTGTCCAAGGACAAGGAGGCGATGCAGCCGCACATCCGGGCGTTCGTGGAGCGGGCGGTCACCTTCACCACGTGCCCCGAGTGCGACGGCACCCGGCTCAGCGAGGGAGCCCGTTCGTCGCGGATCCACAAGATCAACATTGCCGACGCCTGCGCCATGCAGATCAGCGACCTGGCCGAATGGGTCCGCGGCCTCGACGAGCCGTCGGTGGCACCGCTGCTCGCGGCACTGCAGGGGACCCTCGACTCGTTCTCGGAGATCGGTCTCGGCTACCTCTCGCTCGACCGGCCGTCGGGCACGCTGTCGGGCGGCGAGGCGCAGCGCGTGAAGATGATCCGCCACCTCGGCTCCTCGCTCACCGACACGACCTACGTCTTCGACGAGCCCACCATCGGCCTGCACCCCCATGACATCCAGCGAATGAACGACCTGCTGCTGCGGCTGCGGGACAAGGGCAACACGGTGCTCGTCGTCGAGCACAAGCCGGAGACGATCGCGATCGCCGACCACGTCGTGGACCTGGGCCCCGGCGCCGGCGCGTCGGGCGGCACCGTCTGCTTCGAGGGCACCGTAGAGGGGCTGCGGGCCGGCGGCACCGTCACCGGCCGCCATTTCGACGACCGGGCCGCCGTCAAGGAGACGGTGCGCAAGCCCACCGGCACGCTGGAGATCCGCGGCGCGACGACGCACAACCTGCAGGGCGTCGACGTCGACATCCCGCTCGGTGTGCTCGTCGTCGTCACCGGCGTCGCCGGCTCCGGCAAGAGCTCGCTCGTACACGGCTCGCTGCCCGGGCGGTCGGAGGCCACCGGCGAAAGCGTGGTGTCGATCGACCAGGGCGCGATCCGCGGCTCGCGCCGGAGCAACCCGGCGACGTACACCGGACTGCTCGACCCGATCCGCAAGGCCTTCGCGAAGGCCAACGGCGTGAAGCCGGCACTGTTCAGCGCCAACTCCGAGGGCGCCTGCCCCAACTGCAACGGCGCCGGCGTCGTCTACACCGACCTGGCGATGATGGCCGGCGTCGCCACCCCCTGCGACGAGTGCGAGGGGAAGCGGTTCCAGGCGGCGGTGCTGGACTACCACCTCGGCGGCCGCGACATCAGCGAGGTGCTCGCGATGTCGGTGACCGAGGCCGAGGAGTTCTTCGGCGACGGCGAGGCGCGCACGCCGGCCGCACACCGCGTCCTCGGTCGGCTCTCCGACGTCGGGCTGGGCTACCTCACCATCGGCCAGCCGCTCACCACGCTGTCCGGCGGCGAGCGGCAGCGGCTCAAGCTGGCGACGCAGATGGCCGAGAAGGGCGGCGTCTACATCCTCGACGAGCCGACCGCCGGACTGCACCTCGCCGACGTCGAGCAACTGCTCGGCCTGCTCGACCGGCTCGTCGACTCGGGCAAGTCGGTCATCGTCGTCGAGCACCACCAGGCCGTCATGGCACACGCCGACTGGATCATCGACCTCGGCCCCGGCGCCGGCCACGACGGCGGCCGGATCGTCTTCGAGGGCACTCCCGCCGACCTCATCGCCGCGCGTACCACCCTTACCGGCGAGCACCTCGCGGCCTACGTCGGCGCCTGA